A portion of the Parasteatoda tepidariorum isolate YZ-2023 chromosome 5, CAS_Ptep_4.0, whole genome shotgun sequence genome contains these proteins:
- the LOC107456965 gene encoding uncharacterized protein: MDTAEISEVVNMQPTTDYLSGEELVRLRKPEEQVPQLNIGLKFSECENTKAEKEAVDCALDNQKTLLAQKRAARICDLMQAEWNEELNVSFATKLKGKLVQHMGHKIDDKIALTPEESLFLLENGCLEIMNGKSPLSTEEAYSVMLKQRLSVEKYLVYSYLSQLGFIVVPHQKEMKNKSQTKVAAVEKNRKKRKTQSPLPEDSRNKRLTFSGVFSEEIDKGKDSKAAEESNSLLNDVAIISKSIASTSTETESEVNEESKKTDAVNEDQLQINSDIISSSSRNLEHSKADADVEIELDIDESSSLKPPLSASAADIDVDSQSTDVLLDSLEKSTGVFVADTEEGITNIEANSQSSDSQCAVINDTSDIDEQNSEVLSCSSYDYNELELSGDENNQRNLNVDDDVTLVEVTKKETTPLAVIDLLSDEDEAMETEVANDQDESESDDDIKILEVCNGTTNSNKNSNIPLNLNKIKLQKIENCKREQPNVRNDRPTTSWIQFPEIYRKDLVCAARPFANLLPLHVQPGKEVYIMDFSKEQQSNRGGGYQSTVANRPQGRIWNSYRDMQDYQRTLRRNRQFNRYHNQSWQRGSRHNEDVPYRRPPYHNSTVSSSREHRNDIVRTDRSSPHTRHNIMDYREHNNSRNQHSDSDYRSYNGSEDQKPFVSSSSPGILAEPPRYNPGDSIPFRNPQFSNPNSLPLRLPAPNFPLGNSSLNPLDLNNSSGVLPNLTSQEFVAEVHRTAYSYATSMLSTMFGSAFTANNFSPLAPFPSIRHGPPFGMPQPITLIDGQNSRSLSSPFANEYYPLPNSRQLHSEFPRNRRHHRTEPFPCHYRNIQNKKSWTDVKAAVEGEKEESDGDSSDIEEIPINMNEFLWNASNICPLVKPGICHPLADVLSPLKLTQIAKLTDKACRNEKYFSDNQILEISYDVYKPGTHFKKSCPGIPNLRIIVMRSSDPIPRYSEIAFLQRKWSDGVTLLIAVVDNANISFETFTSVCIPDIVPFED, encoded by the exons TGGAGAAGAGCTAGTGCGACTCCGAAAGCCGGAGGAGCAGGTACCTCAGTTAAATATTGGTCTTAAATTTTCTGAGTGTGAAAATACTAAAGCTGAAAAGGAAGCCGTTGATTGTGCTCTTGATAATCAGAAGACTCTATTGGCTCAGAAGAGAGCAGCCAGAAT tTGTGATTTAATGCAAGCTGAATGGAATGAAGAATTGAACGTTTCGTTTGCTACGAAATTGAAG ggcAAGCTTGTTCAACATATGGGTCATAAGATTGATGACAAGATAGCTCTCACCCCTGAAGAATCActgtttttacttgaaaat GGTTGTCTAGAAATAATGAATGGCAAATCACCTTTGAGCACAGAAGAGGCCTATTCTGTCATGCTGAAACAAAGATTAAGTGTAGAAAAATACTTAGTTTATTCCTATTTATCTCAGTTAGGTTTCATAGTTGTTCCTCATCAAAaaga GATGAAAAACAAATCTCAAACTAAAGTTGCAgctgttgaaaaaaatagaaaaaagaggAAAACCCAGTCTCCTTTACCCGAAGATAGTAGAAACAAAAGATTGACTTTTTCTGGTGTATTTTCTGAAGAGATTGATAAGGGCAAGGACTCAAAAGCTGCAGAAGAGAGCAATAGTTTACTCAATGATGTGGCCATCATTTCAAAAAGCATAGCTTCTACATCTACTGAAACAGAAAGTGAAGTAAATGAAGAGAGTAAAAAAACTGATGCTGTTAATGAAGATCAGTTACAAATTAATTCTGATATCATTTCATCCTCATCTCGTAATTTAGAACATTCAAAAGCTGATGCTGATGTAGAAATTGAATTGGATATTGATGAATCTAGTTCTCTGAAACCTCCTTTAAGTGCCTCTGCTGCTGATATTGATGTGGATTCTCAGAGTACTGACGTTTTGTTGGATTCCTTAGAGAAATCTACTGGTGTTTTTGTAGCTGATACTGAAGAAGGGATCACTAATATTGAAGCTAATTCTCAGTCATCAGACTCTCAGTGTGCTGTTATAAACGACACCTCAGATATTGATGAGCAGAACTCAGAAGTTCTGAGCTGCTCTTCGTATGATTATAATGAGCTTGAGCTCAGTGGTGACGAGAATAACCAACGGAACTTGAATGTAGATGATGACGTCACTTTAGTAGAAGTCACCAAAAAAGAAACTACTCCACTTGCTGTCATAGATCTGCTGTCTGACGAAGATGAAGCAATGGAAACTGAAGTTGCAAATGACCAAGATGAATCTGAAAGTGATGATGATATCAAAATACTTGAGGTGTGCAATGGAACAactaattctaataaaaattccaatattcctttaaatcttaataaaataaaattgcaaaaaatagaaaattgtaaGAGGGAACAACCTAATGTCCGTAATGATCGGCCCACGACATCATGGATTCAGTTTCCAGAGATATACCGAAAGGACCTTGTGTGTGCTGCACGACcttttgcaaatttattgcCCCTTCACGTACAGCCAGGCAAAGAAGTTTATATAATGGATTTTTCTAAAGAACAGCAGTCAAATAGAGGAGGCGGTTATCAGTCTACAGTGGCAAATCGACCTCAAGGAAGAATATGGAATAGTTATAGAGATATGCAAGATTATCAACGTACATTACGTCGAAACAGACAATTTAACAGGTACCATAATCAATCGTGGCAAAGGGGCTCTAGGCACAATGAAGACGTTCCCTATCGCAGACCCCCATATCATAATAGTACTGTAAGTTCCTCGAGGGAACATAGAAATGATATTGTTCGAACAGATCGAAGTTCTCCTCATACCCGGCATAATATTATGGATTATCGTGAACATAACAATTCAAGAAACCAACATAGTGATAGTGACTATCGTAGTTACAATGGTTCTGAAGATCAAAAACCATTTGTATCCTCTAGTTCCCCTGGGATTTTGGCTGAACCCCCAAGATATAATCCAGGTGATTCAATCCCTTTTAGAAACCCCCAGTTTTCAAATCCTAATTCTCTACCTCTTCGCCTACCTGCACCTAATTTTCCTCTCGGTAATTCCTCTCTAAATCCTCTTGACCTCAATAACTCTTCTGGGGTTTTGCCTAACCTTACTTCACAAGAATTTGTTGCTGAAGTGCACCGAACTGCTTATTCTTATGCAACATCTATGCTTTCAACTATGTTTGGATCTGCTTTCACTGCTAATAACTTTTCACCTTTAGCACCATTTCCATCAATCAGGCATGGCCCACCATTTGGAATGCCTCAACCTATCACATTGATTGATGGTCAAAATTCCAGAAGCTTAAGCAGTCCATTTGCAAATGAATACTATCCACTGCCTAATAGCCGGCAACTTCACAGTGAATTTCCTCGCAACCGAAGACATCATAGAACTGAACCTTTTCCTTGTCATTATcgtaatatacaaaataaaaagtcttGGACTGATGTTAAGGCTGCAGTTGAAGGTGAAAAAGAAGAATCTGATGGGGATTCTAGTGATATTGAAGAGATTCCTATTAATATGAATGAGTTTTTATGGAATGCATCTAATATATGTCCACTAGTCAAACCTGGTATCTGCCATCCTTTGG cTGATGTTTTAAGTCCTCTAAAACTTACACAGATAGCTAAGCTAACTGATAAAGCATGCAGAAATGAGAA atatTTCTCAGATAATCAGATTCTAGAAATTTCATATGATGTTTATAAACCaggaacacattttaaaaagtcttgTCCGGGCATtccaaatttaagaattattgttATGAG gtcaTCCGATCCAATTCCCAGATATTCTGAAATAGCGTTTTTACAAAGGAAGTGGAGTGATGGCGTGACACTACTGATAGCAGTTGTGGACAATGCAAACATAAGTTTTGAAACTTTCACTAGCGTTTGCATTCCTGACATTGTACCTTTTGAAGACTGA